GATCTTAAAGTGGGTAAGTGCACCCAAGAAGATTGTCCCGGAGACCTGATTATAAGGGTTAGCCGAAACAAGAAGCGTTTCATTGGCTGTAACGCCTATCCCCAATGCAGAAATACCTTTTCTCTTCCCCAGAAAGGACTTATACTTACTACCAAGGATAAATGCAAGGAATGCGGTTTTCCGGTAGTTAAGATAATAAATAAGGGAAGGAAACCATGGAACCTTTGCATCAATCCCCAGTGTCCGGCCAAAGATGAAAAGTATAAAACTTACAACCATAGCCAAAGAGCTGGCCAAACTGATAGTTGAGGCCAGTTTTAATCTGCCTGCGGATATAATTTCAGCTCTAATTAAGGCCAGAGAAATCGAGACCAGTCCCACTGCGGTAAAGATACTGGATTGTATCCTGGAAAATGCCCGCCTGGCTCCGGTAGAAAAGCTGCCCCTTTGCCAGGACTGCGGCCGGGTGTATATAAATCTGGCAATAGGCCCCGGCATATGCATAGAGCAAAGCCAACTTTTGGAAGCAAAAGTAAATGATGAGGTAGCTAAGGCTTATCAGCAGAACTACCTGCGAAAATCCATAGTGGACGACCCTTTGTTTGAAAGAAAAAATACACAGGGCAATACCCCGGCTTTGTTGAGCATGGAGCCTTCCAGCCAGCCGGGCCTTACCATAGAAGTTAACTTGAAAGGGGGAGGAAGCGAGAACTGTTCTTACCTGTTTATGCTTAATCCTTCCACCCGGCCCCAGGATATAGTTAAACTAGCCACAAGGACAGTAAGGGAAAATGTGACCAAGTGCTGTCCCCCGGTAATCATAGGCCTGGGAATAGGCTCCGGTGCTTCAGGAGCTGCAGTTTTAGCCCGGAAGGCCAGTTTCAGGAATCTTAATAAAAGAAACGCCCATCCCCAGTACCGGAGGATGGAGCAGGAGATTTTAGAGGCGGTAAACAGCTTGGGTATTGGGCCCCAGGGCCTGGGAGGAAAGACTACTGCTCTGGCCTGCAATATAGAGTATGCTCCCTGCCATATGGCCACTTTGCCGGTAGCCCTTTTTTTAGGGTGTCATTCTTTGCGCAGGGCTTCTTCAAACATATCTCCGCCCCACATGTCATAGGCCACAAACAGGGGAAAGCGGTCCAGGTATATCTCATAGATGGCTTCTGCCCCCAGATCTGTATAGGCCACTGGCTTAATACTGGTTACTTTAAGTCCCAGGTAAGCGGCAATTCCCCCTATGGCTACCAGGTATACTGCTTTGTATTTCTTTAACAGCTCCCGGTAGGCAGTGCTTCGCCTGCCTTTTCCTATCATGACTTTCAGTCCTTGCTTCAGCAGGGGTTCTGTCAGGTTATCCATACGGGCAGAAGTAGTAGGCCCTACCGCTCCGCTTTTTTTATGGGGAGGAGCAGGTGAAGGCCCTACATAAAAAATGACGGCATTATGCAGGTCAATGGGCAGGGGCTCTCCTTTTTTTAGGGATGATATCAGGCGCTGATGGGCCATGTCCCTGGCTCCGTATACTTTTCCGCTCAGGCTTACCATGTCACCTGCTTTCAGGCGGGCAATCCCGGCTTCATCCAGCGGGGCGGTAAGCTCTTTTTGGGGTTTAGTAATCATCTAGGTGCTTATCTTTTTTAAAGTAATTGTCATAGGAGTAAAGGGGCTTGCGGGGGTCTTTACTCTTTCTTCCCCGGCGGGAACTAAAGATAAGGGCAAAAATTATAAACAGTATAAACAATCCTATAAGACCCAGGGCTATGATTAAAAAGTAAGACAAAAACTTGGTTTTCTTTCCTTCTATTTTGATGTCTTTTTTCTGTCCGTAACCAATATTCCACAGGGCTATATTATTGTCTCCCTGTACATCGGCATTGGTCTGGGTGATTTTTACCGGGAACTTAACCTGGTAGGTAATGCTCAACATATTGGGATCGGCCTTGATTAAGTCTTGCAGTCGCCCGTAGTCGGAATCCTGGGCGGAAGCTGCAATCAAGCTGGGATCAACCTCCATATCAATATAGTCATAAAAAAAATAGTCGCTATGGAAAAAATAGTCATCAATGCTCATTTTGGCATAAAACCGGGGGTTGGGTTCCTGGGAAAAATTATCTATGGATACATGCTGTAAGAAATTTATATCCTGGAAAGCGGAAGTAGACCTAAAATGGGTATAGTTTTGTTCTTCATAGGTATCTACTTCTCCAGCAGGCAATGCTGCTATAAGCTTCTGGTAAAGGGTCTGGTCTCCGGTCAGCACTACTTCGCCTTTCTGCAGGTATTCTGTCTTTATGGCCAGGTCCACCACCCTGGTACCGCTGTAATCAGTATTTATTTCGGTATAGATATCAATGATGGTCTGGTCACAGGCAGAGGCAAATATAATTAGGGCAGATAGAAGGCAAATTAGTGTAATTTTGTATGCCAGGGTTTTTTTCATTTGGAACTAATTTTACCATATTAAAACGGTAGAGAATAGGGAAAAACTGAAGCAAAGCCTAAAAGCCTAATACTTTTTTTATAGCTATGCTTACCCCATGGTGATCCAGGTCTTCGGTTACCCAGTCCGCGGCTTGCTTAAGTTTTTGGCAGGCGTTGCCCATGGCTACTCCCACCCCGGCCATGCTGATAATTCCCAGGTCATTTTCTCCGTCTCCGATGGCCATTACCTGGCTCGGTTCCAGCCCCAGGTAATGGAGTACTTTGTTTAAGGCAAAGGTTTTGCCTGCCTGGCGGCTGAATATGTTTACGTAATTAAAGCCCGCGTCCCTTATTTTTATATCTTTAAGGTTCTGGCCTATGCTTAAAGCATCGATTGGCCCGGATTCCTCTCTCTTTAGTATGGTAGCTAAAAGCACTTGGCCGGCTATATCCGGATCCATAAGGTCATCAACTTTTCTCATATAATGCTTGTGGGCCACTTCGCTTAGTCCCTGCTCGTAAACCAAGTCCCCGTCTAATGTGCTTAGAAACAGCAATTGGCCGGTTTTTCGGGCAAATTCTATTATTGATTTCACCGAGCCAGAATTAATCAGCCGGTAATCCAGGTGGTTTAAGCCCTGGTCTACGATCAGGGTTCCATTGGATACTACCTGGGGGTTGGGAGGGCGGAAAGTATTTATAATCCTTTTGGCCGCATTAAGGTTTTTACCGGTGATAAATACCACTTTTATACCCTGCTGGATACAGCGGCTGATGGTCTGCCGGTTCTGCCCGCTTATGGCAGATTCAGAATTAAGCAGTGTTCCGTCTGCGTCTATTGCTATCAGTTTAATCATTTTTTTAATTACCTAATCCCTTGCCTTTAATTTCTGGCTGCTGCCAGAGACCCATTATAGCATCTTAATTAATAATATCTACATACGGCCGCTAACCGGTGAAGTTTATCTGGTTTGGCCAAGTCAGCAAGCAGGGGATTGTCCTTAATTAAGGTTACAGCCTTTTTACCGACTCCCTTATTACCAGCCGGGGCTCTAAAATTATCTGGGTAAAATCCGCAGATATATTTTCCATTTTTTCCAGCAAAATTTTAGCGCTGTAGCTTCCCGTCCTTATTTTGGGCTGGTGAACAGTGGTAAGGGGAGGGCATAGGTAGGCAGTAGCCATAATATTGTCGTATCCTATTACGCTGTAATCATCTGGTATACTAAATTTCAGTTCCCGGGCAGCTTCATATATGCCTATGGCCACAATATCGCTTAAGGTGACCACAGCCCTGAAATTGTATTTATCCTTTTGCCGGTGGCACTCTTTCATGGCCCGGCAGCCGGCCTGGATACTTAAATCAACATTTTTGACTAGCTCTTCCTGGGGCCCAATGCCGTATTTCTTTAAAGCCTTCAGGTATCCTTTAAGGTAATTTTTTGATGATGACAGCTGGGAAGGGCCGTTTAGCAGAAGAATTTGTTTATGTCCCTGCCCAATTAGATACCCTGCAGCATCAAAAGCCGCCTTTTGATGGTCAACATAAACAAAATTTATATCTTTAAAATCCGGCCTGCAGTCAATGTAGACCGCGGCCAGCCCATTATCCCTGATTAATTTGATATTTTCAGATTTAGCATTAACCAGGGATATGATAATCCCGTCCACTCCCTTGGCCAGCATATTGATTATATTCTTTCTTTCCAGCTGCTGGTCATAATTGGAATCACAGAGTATCATGGTGTAATTTCTTGCATCCAGGGCCTGGCCAATGGCATCTATGGTTTCATAGTATAAGGGGTTTTTTAAATCATTGAGGATAAGCCCTACTGTTTTAGTTTTTTTATCCCGCAGCCCTTTGGCCAGCAGGTTAGGATAATAGTTAAGGTCCTCTGCTATTTTTAATATCTTTCTTTTGGTCTCTTCATTGGCGGCAGGATCGCCCCTTAAGGCCCGGGAAACGGTGGAAGCTGAAAATCCCGATTTTTTAGCCAGGTATTTAATGGTTACTTTTTCACTTTTATTTTGGCTTGACATGGTACTACCATAATAATATATTATTGGTATCGTTGCCACAGGCTGACTGTAAATTACGCATTGTTTTTAAAATGCAAAAAACAAAAAAACTAAACTGCAAAAACTTTTCCGACATAATTGGTAACGTTGCCAGTACTAACAGGGGACTGGCAGTCAATACATAAGCAAACAAGAGAAAGGAAATTAGATGCTGGCTAAGGATGAATTTGAAAGAAGGAAAAAGGCTGTAATCAAAATCCTAAATAAAAATGACCTGAGGGCCTGCCTTATTTATTATGATGAATTAAATATTGGCAATGGCTGGTATCTATCCGGATGGTGCCCCCAGTTTGAGAGCGGCAGCATACTGGTTACCGATACCGGGTATGCCGCTATCTTAGGGGGACCGGAATCAGAGCCTTTTGCCAAGATGGATTGCACTATTAAGGAAACCAAGAACATACCGGTATTCATGGTTCCTGATGAAGAGTATCCCTATGCTGAAATAACTGATTTTAAAAGCGTGTTCAGCCAGATTTTTGGCACCAGCCAATTGGATAAAATAGGGGTAGTAGGATTAAATTCCATGCCTTATGGGGTATATAGCCTCCTGACCCAGGACCTGGAAGGTACCAGCCTGGTGGATATAACCGGCGAGTATGAGGCCTTGAGGATAAAGAAATCAGCTTATGAGATTGAAATGATGCAGAAAGCTTCTGATATAGCAGATTCAGCTTTTAAAAAAATGCTGGATAATGTCCAGGCCGGAGTGGCTGAAACCTATTTGGCCGGAGTGGCTGAAGGCCAGATGAGGATGTTGGGGGCTAACCGGTTTGGCTTCCAGACCATTGTAGCTGCAGGAAAAAGAAGCTGCGGCGTGGTTCCTACCGCTACTGACCGTAAACTAAAGGAGGGGGAGATGGTGATGCTGGGGATAAGCCCCCGGTACAGGGGATATGCAGCTGCTGCAGGATACAGCACCGTAGTAGGAGGCAATCCTACTTCCCAGCAGAAGGAGTATTTAAAAATATTGTCGGAAGCTTACCTGGCCACCAAGGATATGCTTAAGCCGGGCATGGTAGGCAGAAACAATTACCGCCAGATTAAGGAATTTTTTGCCGGGCGGGGCGGATATGAAAAGTATATTGTTTGCCCCTTTGTGCATACTATTGGGTTACATGAAGCAGAGGCTCCCTTCTTTGGGCCCCATAGCGATGATGTGCTGGAGCCTGGCATGACGGTGTGTATAGATGTGTCTTTGTTCGGGCATCCAGGTTTTCATGGAATGAGGCTAGAGACGGCATTTTTGATTACCCCCCAGGGCCACCGGCCGTTTTCCAGCTATATGGATAAACTGATATCCGGCCTGTCGGCAGGGTAAGCTGCACAGTTAAAGCAAGGGGTCTAAAAGGATTAAGCAGCAGGTCCCTGACGGGCGAAGGCCATAAAAATTTAGAAAAGACAAAGGATAAAGGAGGCTGTATTGGAACAGGGAGAAGGAAAAAGGATATGGCTGTTTCCGGATGGAGAATTGCCGGTGCCTGACCCTGGCAGCACGCTGGCAGCTCACGAGGCTTTGATGGTATTAAACACTTCTGGCCGTGATGCCAGCCTGAAGCTTTCTTTCTATTTTGAAGACAGGGAACCTGAAGAAAATATCAAGTTGGCGGTCAAGGCCAAAAGAGTGAAATGTATAAGGATGGATGATCCGGTGCAGCTGGGCGGTTTTAAACTGCCTTACAGCACCCAGTATGCGCTGAGGGTAGAAAGCAATATACCGGTAACGGCTACTTTTGGAAGGCTGGATACCGCGTCAGACAGGATGGCTTTTTATACCAGTGCCTGGCACTGCTACTGAGAATAGCAAACTTATAATTTTAATGGTAAACAGGGAAGGGATGGATAGCATGTTTAAGATATTGCCTATGCCAAAAGTATGGGACCTGGACCAGGAGGCCAGCTATACTTTTACAGAGATTAACCTGGATTTTAACGGTTGCTCCCCTGATCTTATGGACAAAATTAAGGATATAGCCTTACTGAAATTAGGGCCGCTGGGCCTAAAAATAGGGGAAGGCCAAAAGGTTTTAGGCAATACCCTGGCCCTGGAGTTTATTTCTAGCCTGGATACGGGCCGGATAGAAGGAAGGTATCAGCATTTATTCGAGCAGCAGGGCTATATACTTAAGTCTGAACATAACAAGATGCAGCTCTATTTTGCCCATCTCAGGGGGGCCGTATACGGCTTGTCTACCTTAAAGCAGATAATGATGAAACAGGAAGGGCCCTGGACCATGCCCCATTTCTATATCCTGGATTACCCGGAAGTAGGGCAGAGGGCCCTGGCTACCACCTTTGCCTGGTATGCAGGTTACGGCCGGGTGGGGTTTGACATGCAGCTATGGGATTTTGAGGACTGGAAAGCTTTCCTAAACCAATGCTCGGACTTTAAGATTAACCAGCTTAATATGTGCATGTATGGGTACTGGCCTTTTGAATTTGAGCAGTACCCGGAAACTACCCTAAAGGATTTTCCCCTTAAGATATGGAATGATGAAAGCAAGAACTGGATAGAAATAAGGTATACCCACCCTAATATAGTAAAAGAGTTTTTGCCGGAGCTAATAGATTATGCCCATAGGCTGGGCATAGATATCTTTGCCTATATTGGCCTAAATTCATATAATGGCGGCTATTCCAATATCCATAGGGATAAGAGGATGAAACTTCCTGCGCAAAGCAAATACATCAATGATTTCGATACCTTGTGCCTCAGCCAAAAAGATACCATAGCCTACCTTAAAGCCTCCATAGGCAAAGTGGCCAGCCTGGGGTTTGACGGCATAATATTTGAAGAAAGCGAGGAGGCATTCTGGTACTGTAATTGTGATAGGTGCAAGGCTAAATACATAGATAAGACTTCTTCCCCGGCAGAGGCCAAACATATGGCCAATTATGAGCTTCTTAAGATTTTACATGGGAAGATAAAAGAGGTAAACCCTGGCTGTGAGGTAGGGCTTAGGGCCTGGAGGGAGCCTCCCTTAAAAAAGGACCTGGATTATCTAAAAAAATGTGAGGCATCAATACCCAAGGATGTCAGCCTTTACTGGGCCCCCGGCCTGTATGTGGGGGAAGAAGAATTTGAAAAATGGGTCAGTGTATTCGGCACCAATAGAATTTGTGCCCGGGATACTGAATCCAATGCCATCTCTTCCTGCCTGGGGCGCCTGTACCGGGTGTTCAGGTCCAATATTTTAAGGCCGGAAGAAGAAACCAACCAGCAGCATATAGATAATGATATAAGGCAGCATAAGGGCTCAGCCAGGGTGGGGGCCAGGGGCATAAACGGCTATATGTTTGAGTATTACAGCTATTTTATGCATTTTTTGGTTCACGCCGGCTATGGCTGGGACTCTTCTATGGAAGCAGACAGCTTCTTTGAATATGCGGCGGAGGCGGTATTCGGCTTGGAGTTGGCACCAGATATAATGTATGTGCTTAAAAACATGTTAACTATCCATGAAAGCCAGATATCTATTTTCACTTCTGAATTTCCCTTCCAGAGAAACAAGGTAGAAGCCAGGGATATAGATACCATAAAGCAGGCTTTAGGGCAGTGGCCTATTATTTTAGAAAAAATCCAGAAAGTCAAAAAAGAGCTGCAAGACCATAAATACCTGCAGCAT
This DNA window, taken from Actinomycetota bacterium, encodes the following:
- a CDS encoding Xaa-Pro peptidase family protein, translated to MLAKDEFERRKKAVIKILNKNDLRACLIYYDELNIGNGWYLSGWCPQFESGSILVTDTGYAAILGGPESEPFAKMDCTIKETKNIPVFMVPDEEYPYAEITDFKSVFSQIFGTSQLDKIGVVGLNSMPYGVYSLLTQDLEGTSLVDITGEYEALRIKKSAYEIEMMQKASDIADSAFKKMLDNVQAGVAETYLAGVAEGQMRMLGANRFGFQTIVAAGKRSCGVVPTATDRKLKEGEMVMLGISPRYRGYAAAAGYSTVVGGNPTSQQKEYLKILSEAYLATKDMLKPGMVGRNNYRQIKEFFAGRGGYEKYIVCPFVHTIGLHEAEAPFFGPHSDDVLEPGMTVCIDVSLFGHPGFHGMRLETAFLITPQGHRPFSSYMDKLISGLSAG
- a CDS encoding sensory rhodopsin transducer — its product is MEQGEGKRIWLFPDGELPVPDPGSTLAAHEALMVLNTSGRDASLKLSFYFEDREPEENIKLAVKAKRVKCIRMDDPVQLGGFKLPYSTQYALRVESNIPVTATFGRLDTASDRMAFYTSAWHCY
- a CDS encoding FumA C-terminus/TtdB family hydratase beta subunit produces the protein MITKPQKELTAPLDEAGIARLKAGDMVSLSGKVYGARDMAHQRLISSLKKGEPLPIDLHNAVIFYVGPSPAPPHKKSGAVGPTTSARMDNLTEPLLKQGLKVMIGKGRRSTAYRELLKKYKAVYLVAIGGIAAYLGLKVTSIKPVAYTDLGAEAIYEIYLDRFPLFVAYDMWGGDMFEEALRKE
- a CDS encoding fumarate hydratase encodes the protein MKSIKLTTIAKELAKLIVEASFNLPADIISALIKAREIETSPTAVKILDCILENARLAPVEKLPLCQDCGRVYINLAIGPGICIEQSQLLEAKVNDEVAKAYQQNYLRKSIVDDPLFERKNTQGNTPALLSMEPSSQPGLTIEVNLKGGGSENCSYLFMLNPSTRPQDIVKLATRTVRENVTKCCPPVIIGLGIGSGASGAAVLARKASFRNLNKRNAHPQYRRMEQEILEAVNSLGIGPQGLGGKTTALACNIEYAPCHMATLPVALFLGCHSLRRASSNISPPHMS
- a CDS encoding Cof-type HAD-IIB family hydrolase; amino-acid sequence: MIKLIAIDADGTLLNSESAISGQNRQTISRCIQQGIKVVFITGKNLNAAKRIINTFRPPNPQVVSNGTLIVDQGLNHLDYRLINSGSVKSIIEFARKTGQLLFLSTLDGDLVYEQGLSEVAHKHYMRKVDDLMDPDIAGQVLLATILKREESGPIDALSIGQNLKDIKIRDAGFNYVNIFSRQAGKTFALNKVLHYLGLEPSQVMAIGDGENDLGIISMAGVGVAMGNACQKLKQAADWVTEDLDHHGVSIAIKKVLGF
- a CDS encoding LacI family DNA-binding transcriptional regulator, which translates into the protein MSSQNKSEKVTIKYLAKKSGFSASTVSRALRGDPAANEETKRKILKIAEDLNYYPNLLAKGLRDKKTKTVGLILNDLKNPLYYETIDAIGQALDARNYTMILCDSNYDQQLERKNIINMLAKGVDGIIISLVNAKSENIKLIRDNGLAAVYIDCRPDFKDINFVYVDHQKAAFDAAGYLIGQGHKQILLLNGPSQLSSSKNYLKGYLKALKKYGIGPQEELVKNVDLSIQAGCRAMKECHRQKDKYNFRAVVTLSDIVAIGIYEAARELKFSIPDDYSVIGYDNIMATAYLCPPLTTVHQPKIRTGSYSAKILLEKMENISADFTQIILEPRLVIRESVKRL